A single window of Anopheles moucheti chromosome 2, idAnoMoucSN_F20_07, whole genome shotgun sequence DNA harbors:
- the LOC128297715 gene encoding innexin inx3 isoform X2, with translation MAVFGLVSAVAGFVKVRYLQDKAIIDNIVFRCHYRITSAILFACCIIVTANNLIGDPITCINDGAVPVHVINTYCWITYTFTLPGQHGRRLGTEVAHSGLGNDNQERTYHSYYQWVPFMLFFQGLLFYVPHWIWKNWEEGRMRMITEGMRGVSTASPVERKARHDRLAQYLYDSANTHNTYSFGYFFCEALNFINVVGNIFFVDKFLGGAFLTYGSDVLRFSNMNQENRSDPMIEIFPRVTKCTFHKYGSSGSIQKHDALCVLALNILNEKIYIFLWFWFIILAVASGLAIVYSAAIVMMPTSREAVLRRRFRKADPADVCNLIRRVQIGDFLMIHLLGQNLNVTSYGEMLHSFINMLDEGRPISGDTPSAPSTLEMAPMYPAIEKYGKETET, from the exons ATGGCTGTGTTTGGACTCGTCTCAGCCGTGGCTGGGTTCGTGAAGGTGCGATATCTGCAGGATAAAGCCATCATTGATAACATTGTGTTCCGGTGTCACTATCGCATAACTAGTGCGATCCTATTCGCATGCTGTATTATCGTAACTGCTAACAATTTGATTGGCGATCCGATAACCTGTATAAACGACGGAGCCGTACCCGTGCACGTGATTAACACCTACTGCTGGATCACATACACGTTCACATTGCCCGGGCAGCATGGACGTAGGTTGGGCACGGAAGTGGCCCACTCGGGACTGGGCAACGACAACCAGGAACGGACGTACCACAGTTACTACCAGTGGGTGCCGTTCATGCTGTTCTTCCAGGGCTTGCTGTTCTATGTGCCACACTGGATTTGGAAAAATTGGGAGGAGGGTCGCATGCGTATGATCACCGAAGGCATGCGTGGAGTTTCAACCGCAAGTCCTGTGGAACGCAAGGCGCGTCATGATCGTTTAGCGCAATATTTGTACGACAGTGCCAACACGCATAACACATATTCGTTCGGATATTTCTTCTGCGAGGCACTCAATTTTATCAATGTG GTGGGCAACATATTCTTTGTGGACAAATTTTTGGGCGGTGCTTTCTTAACCTACGGATCAGATGTGCTAAGGTTCTCTAATATGAACCAAGAAAATCGTTCTGACCCTATGATCGAG ATATTCCCAAGAGTAACTAAGTGCACGTTCCACAAATATGGTTCCTCCGGTAGCATTCAGAAGCATGATGCACTCTGCGTGCTGGCACTCAacattttgaatgaaaagaTTTACATTTTTCTGTG GTTCTGGTTCATCATTCTTGCGGTTGCCTCCGGTTTGGCGATCGTCTACTCTGCGGCCATCGTCATGATGCCGACGTCGCGAGAAGCCGTTCTGAGACGTCGCTTCCGCAAAGCAGATCCCGCAGACGTATGCAATCTTATTCGCCGTGTGCAGATCGGTGATTTCCTCATGATTCATCTGCTTGGCCAAAATCTCAATGTTACCTCGTACGGCGAGATGCTGCACTCTTTTATCAACATGCTCGACGAGGGTCGACCAATCTCGGGCGACACACCTTCGGCACCATCGACACTCGAAATGGCTCCCATGTATCCGGCGATCGAGAAATACGGTAAAGAAACTGAAACATAA
- the LOC128297715 gene encoding innexin inx3 isoform X1, with amino-acid sequence MAVFGLVSAVAGFVKVRYLQDKAIIDNIVFRCHYRITSAILFACCIIVTANNLIGDPITCINDGAVPVHVINTYCWITYTFTLPGQHGRRLGTEVAHSGLGNDNQERTYHSYYQWVPFMLFFQGLLFYVPHWIWKNWEEGRMRMITEGMRGVSTASPVERKARHDRLAQYLYDSANTHNTYSFGYFFCEALNFINVVGNIFFVDKFLGGAFLTYGSDVLRFSNMNQENRSDPMIEIFPRVTKCTFHKYGSSGSIQKHDALCVLALNILNEKIYIFLWFWFIILAVASGLAIVYSAAIVMMPTSREAVLRRRFRKADPADVCNLIRRVQIGDFLMIHLLGQNLNVTSYGEMLHSFINMLDEGRPISGDTPSAPSTLEMAPMYPAIEKYDKEKEVLHQDYEA; translated from the exons ATGGCTGTGTTTGGACTCGTCTCAGCCGTGGCTGGGTTCGTGAAGGTGCGATATCTGCAGGATAAAGCCATCATTGATAACATTGTGTTCCGGTGTCACTATCGCATAACTAGTGCGATCCTATTCGCATGCTGTATTATCGTAACTGCTAACAATTTGATTGGCGATCCGATAACCTGTATAAACGACGGAGCCGTACCCGTGCACGTGATTAACACCTACTGCTGGATCACATACACGTTCACATTGCCCGGGCAGCATGGACGTAGGTTGGGCACGGAAGTGGCCCACTCGGGACTGGGCAACGACAACCAGGAACGGACGTACCACAGTTACTACCAGTGGGTGCCGTTCATGCTGTTCTTCCAGGGCTTGCTGTTCTATGTGCCACACTGGATTTGGAAAAATTGGGAGGAGGGTCGCATGCGTATGATCACCGAAGGCATGCGTGGAGTTTCAACCGCAAGTCCTGTGGAACGCAAGGCGCGTCATGATCGTTTAGCGCAATATTTGTACGACAGTGCCAACACGCATAACACATATTCGTTCGGATATTTCTTCTGCGAGGCACTCAATTTTATCAATGTG GTGGGCAACATATTCTTTGTGGACAAATTTTTGGGCGGTGCTTTCTTAACCTACGGATCAGATGTGCTAAGGTTCTCTAATATGAACCAAGAAAATCGTTCTGACCCTATGATCGAG ATATTCCCAAGAGTAACTAAGTGCACGTTCCACAAATATGGTTCCTCCGGTAGCATTCAGAAGCATGATGCACTCTGCGTGCTGGCACTCAacattttgaatgaaaagaTTTACATTTTTCTGTG GTTCTGGTTCATCATTCTTGCGGTTGCCTCCGGTTTGGCGATCGTCTACTCTGCGGCCATCGTCATGATGCCGACGTCGCGAGAAGCCGTTCTGAGACGTCGCTTCCGCAAAGCAGATCCCGCAGACGTATGCAATCTTATTCGCCGTGTGCAGATCGGTGATTTCCTCATGATTCATCTGCTTGGCCAAAATCTCAATGTTACCTCGTACGGCGAGATGCTGCACTCTTTTATCAACATGCTCGACGAGGGTCGACCAATCTCGGGCGACACACCTTCGGCACCATCGACACTCGAAATGGCTCCCATGTATCCGGCGATCGAGAAATACG ACAAGGAAAAGGAGGTATTACATCAGGACTACGAAGCTTAA